In the genome of Dickeya fangzhongdai, one region contains:
- the tatB gene encoding Sec-independent protein translocase protein TatB: MFDIGFSELLLVMVIGLVVLGPERLPVAVRTVAGWIRALRSLASTVQNELAQEMKLQELQESLKKVEQASQLQNLSPELKASMDELKEAAEAMKRPHSIKLDGSDAPEHVPLADPEAAHDGVLDVERNAGPTPAVTATPAVEPVTRGEAMTAVPPTAPAGAASASHAESKTKSEQTASAPSSQPSGDR, encoded by the coding sequence GTGTTTGATATCGGGTTTAGTGAACTGCTGCTGGTGATGGTGATCGGTCTGGTAGTGCTGGGGCCTGAACGCCTGCCGGTAGCGGTAAGAACCGTAGCGGGATGGATTCGCGCGCTGCGCTCGCTGGCATCGACGGTGCAGAATGAACTGGCGCAAGAGATGAAACTGCAGGAATTGCAGGAAAGCCTGAAGAAAGTGGAACAGGCCAGCCAACTGCAGAATTTGTCGCCGGAGCTTAAAGCGTCGATGGATGAACTGAAAGAGGCTGCCGAAGCGATGAAGCGCCCTCACAGCATCAAGCTGGATGGCAGCGATGCGCCGGAACATGTACCGCTTGCCGATCCTGAAGCGGCGCACGATGGTGTTCTGGACGTCGAGCGCAATGCCGGGCCGACGCCAGCGGTCACCGCGACTCCCGCTGTGGAGCCGGTTACGCGCGGCGAGGCGATGACGGCTGTGCCGCCGACAGCGCCTGCAGGTGCGGCGTCCGCCAGCCATGCTGAAAGCAAGACCAAATCTGAACAGACGGCGTCAGCGCCTTCCTCCCAACCTTCTGGTGATCGTTAA
- the tatA gene encoding Sec-independent protein translocase subunit TatA, producing MGGISIWNLLVIAVIVVLLFGTNKLRTLGSDLGASIKGFKKAMSDDQPAANDDKQQDADFATKSISEQKPQASQEEKSQHKEQV from the coding sequence ATGGGCGGTATTAGTATCTGGAATCTGTTGGTTATCGCGGTGATCGTGGTACTGCTGTTCGGAACCAACAAGCTGAGAACCCTGGGTTCCGACCTGGGCGCGTCGATTAAGGGCTTCAAGAAAGCGATGAGCGACGATCAGCCCGCTGCCAACGACGACAAACAACAGGACGCTGACTTTGCGACCAAATCCATTTCGGAGCAGAAGCCGCAAGCCAGTCAGGAAGAGAAAAGCCAGCATAAAGAGCAGGTGTAA
- the ubiB gene encoding ubiquinone biosynthesis regulatory protein kinase UbiB, with product MTPGELLRLYRIIGVLLSYGLDELIPRIPLTTPLRLWRCLWFWLPNRHKDKPLGERLRLALQELGPVWIKFGQMMSTRRDLFPPAIADQLAMLQDQVEPFDGELARRQIEMSMGGKLETWFDDFDAKPLASASIAQVHTARLKTTGKDIVIKVIRPDILPVIKADMRLMNRLAGWLPILLPDGRRLRPREVVREYEKTLLDELNLLREAANAIQLRRNFENSPMLYVPEIYSDYCNERVLVMERIYGIPVSDIEALKRHGINMPLLAERGVQVFFTQVFRDSFFHADMHPGNIFISYEHPEDPQYIGIDCGIVGSLNKNDKRYLAENFIAFFNRDYRRVAELHVDSGWVPQDTNVEEFEFAIRTVCEPIFEKPLAEISFGHVLLNLFNTARRFNMEVQPQLVLLQKTLLYIEGVGRQLYPQLDLWKTAKPFLETWLKDQVGLPAMLRAFKEKAPFWVEKLPEIPELFYDGLRQHKMLKQNMELLTSELRTQRTRHGRARYMLGVGATLLLSGTILLVSKVEADIVPAGLIAAGFVAWIIGWRSTR from the coding sequence ATGACGCCGGGAGAATTGCTGCGGCTGTACCGGATTATCGGGGTGCTGCTGAGTTATGGTCTGGATGAGCTGATTCCGCGTATTCCTCTGACGACGCCGTTGCGTCTTTGGCGTTGCCTTTGGTTCTGGTTGCCGAATCGCCACAAGGACAAACCATTGGGCGAGCGTTTGCGTCTGGCGCTGCAAGAGCTGGGTCCGGTATGGATCAAGTTCGGCCAGATGATGTCGACCCGCCGTGACTTGTTTCCCCCCGCTATCGCCGACCAACTGGCGATGCTGCAGGATCAGGTGGAGCCGTTTGACGGCGAGCTGGCCCGTCGGCAGATCGAGATGTCGATGGGCGGAAAACTGGAAACCTGGTTCGATGATTTTGACGCCAAACCGCTGGCCTCGGCGTCGATTGCTCAGGTGCACACCGCCAGGCTGAAAACCACCGGCAAAGACATCGTCATCAAAGTCATTCGTCCGGATATTCTGCCGGTCATCAAGGCGGATATGCGGTTGATGAATCGTCTGGCTGGCTGGCTGCCGATTCTGCTGCCGGACGGGCGTCGTCTGCGGCCGCGCGAAGTGGTGCGCGAGTATGAAAAAACGTTGCTGGATGAACTGAATCTGCTGCGTGAAGCCGCCAACGCCATCCAGTTGCGGCGCAATTTTGAAAATAGCCCGATGCTGTATGTGCCGGAAATCTACTCTGATTACTGCAACGAACGAGTGCTGGTAATGGAGCGTATTTACGGTATTCCGGTGTCGGATATCGAGGCGCTCAAGCGGCACGGCATCAATATGCCGCTGCTGGCCGAGCGCGGCGTGCAAGTCTTTTTCACCCAGGTGTTCCGCGACAGCTTCTTCCATGCCGATATGCATCCCGGCAATATCTTCATCAGCTACGAGCATCCGGAAGACCCGCAATATATCGGCATTGACTGCGGTATTGTCGGTTCGCTGAATAAAAACGATAAGCGCTATCTGGCGGAGAACTTTATCGCCTTTTTCAACCGCGACTACCGCCGCGTCGCCGAGCTGCATGTAGACTCCGGTTGGGTTCCGCAAGATACCAATGTAGAAGAGTTCGAATTCGCCATCCGTACCGTGTGCGAGCCAATATTTGAAAAGCCGTTAGCAGAAATTTCTTTCGGTCATGTATTATTGAACCTCTTTAATACGGCGCGTCGCTTCAATATGGAAGTGCAGCCCCAACTAGTGCTGCTGCAGAAGACGTTACTGTACATTGAGGGCGTGGGGCGCCAGCTCTACCCGCAACTGGATTTGTGGAAGACGGCCAAGCCTTTTCTGGAAACCTGGCTGAAGGATCAGGTTGGATTGCCCGCCATGTTGCGCGCATTTAAAGAGAAAGCGCCGTTTTGGGTGGAAAAACTGCCTGAGATTCCCGAATTGTTCTATGACGGTTTACGCCAGCATAAGATGCTGAAGCAGAACATGGAGCTGTTGACCAGCGAGCTGCGGACACAACGCACCCGCCATGGTCGGGCCCGTTATATGCTGGGTGTCGGGGCGACGCTGCTGTTGAGCGGGACGATACTGTTGGTCAGTAAGGTAGAGGCCGATATCGTACCGGCTGGCCTAATTGCCGCCGGTTTTGTGGCCTGGATTATCGGCTGGCGTAGTACTCGTTGA